Within the Acidimicrobiia bacterium genome, the region CCTCCACGTCGTACACGTCGGCGGTCTGGGTCAGCCGGAGCGCCTCGGTCGCCCGCTGGACGTGGGTGAGGATCGTGAAGTAGCGCTCGATCGGACGTCCGTTGATGACGAGCTTCCCGCTCCCGGGGCGCAGCCGAACCCGCGCGACGGCTTCCTTTCGGCGGCCGGTGGTCTGGATCAGGGGTTTGGGCATCGTCGCTCGGTGGTCAGGCTCGGGTCCGGCTCGAGCTCAGGGTGCGGGCCTTCGGTTGCTGGGCGGTGTGGGGATGCGTCGGGCCCGGGTAGACGCGGAGCCGCCGCAGCAGCCGGCGGCCGAGCGGACCTCTCGGCAGCATCCCCCGCACGGCGCGCCGCACGACCTCGACCGGGGCGCGGGCAAGGAGGCGCTCGAGGTTCTCGCTGCGGATCGCGCCCGGGTACCCGGAGTGACGCCAGTACCGCTTCGCTTGGGCCTTGCGGGGGCCGACGTCGAGCCGTCCGGCGTTGACCACGATGACGTGGTCACCGACGTCGGCGTGCGGAGCCCAGGTCGCCTTGTGCTTCCCGCGCAGCAGCGTCGCGACCTCGGTCGCGAGCCGTCCGAGCACGGCGCCGTCAGCGTCGACGACGTGCCAGGCGCGCTCGATGTCGGCAGGCTTTGGCTGGAAGGTACGCACGGTCCCGGCCTCGTGGATCGGAGCCCGTCCCATGGCCGCGGCCGGCCCGTGAACGGGGAGTCAAATCTTACCGACGGGGGGAGGGACCGGGCAATCGGCCCGTCCCGGCCCGTTACCCTCCATGCGTGACCACGGCGGGCTCGCCATCCTGGCTCGCCCCGGAGCGCCGTGCCGTCGCCGAGCGGGCGCTCGAGGTGCTCACCGACGCGGCCCTCGACCCGATCGTCGACATGGTGCTCCTGGCGGCCGACGACGCCTACGAGGCCCGATCCCACGAGGGTGCGATCCGGTTCCGCCGTGGGGAGGACGGGTTCGCGGTCCTCGGGGTCGAGGGTCTCGACCCCTTCGCCGATCGCTCGGTGGAGAAGTTCTGCCCGTTGGCCGAGGAGCGCGCGCACCCCCACCCACGGCGCGCCGACAACGCGTACCCGGACGCGTTCGAGCAGGTGGCACAGCTCTTCGACCATCCCGCGGCCCCGGACCTGTGCGTGATCCACTCCGCCGACCACAACTGGGAGGACCAGGGTGGCCACCGGGGCGAGCACGGGTCGCTTGGGATCGTGCAGGCCCGCGCGCCCCTGGTGCTCGCCGGGCGCGGCGTGCGTCGCCAGGGCCTCGTGAGCCGAGGAGCGCGCCTCGTCGACGTGGCGCCGACGATCCTCGAGCTGCTCGGCGTGCCGCCCGACGATGAGGGCCGACACCTGCGCGGCCAGGACGGAGAGGTGCGCGACGACGCCCTGGACGTGTCGATGGGGCGACCGCGGCACGTCGTGGCCTTCCTGTTCGACGGCACCAACGCCAACGTCCTGTACGACATGGCCGGGCGGGGCGAGGCGCCGAACGTCGCCCGGCTGATCGACTCGGGCACGGCCTACGGGCACGGCGCCCTGTCGGGGCTCCCGACGGTCACGCTCGCGAACCACACGTCGGTGCTCACCGGTCGACTGCCCGGTCGTCACGGGGTTCTCCACAACGCCTGGTTCGACCGACGGACCGGTCAGCAGGTCATCACGAACTCGTCGGCCACGTGGCCGTGGTCCATGCGGCACGCCTTCCGCGACGTCGAATCGGTGCACAGCGTGCTGCGGCGTTGTCGGCCCGACGTGTTCACGGCGTCGGTCGACGAGCCGTGCGACGTCGGTGCGTCGTGGTCCACCTTCGACGCCTTCCGGCGAGGGGAGAGCCCGGCTCCGGCGGCCAAGGAGGGGCTGCCGCACACCACCGAGCGGTTCGTGCGCCCCAGCAAGGACTACCGGTGGTCCACGATCGTCGACCACGCCGGTGTGGAGCAGGCGACGGGGATCCTCGGCGGGGAGTTCCGAGGGGAATCGTTCCCCGTCCCGACGTTCCTGTTCTGCAACTTCACGCTGACCGACGCGGCCATGCACGCCGGTGGTCCCTACTCGGAGATCGCCGCCGCCGCGGTCCGGGATACCGACGGCCGCATGGGCGAGGTGATCCGAGCCGTCGACGCGGCAGGGATCCTCGACGACACCGCGTTTGTCCTGGTGGCCGATCACGGCATGGAGGAGAACGACCCCGGCGTGACGGGCGACTGGGACGTCACGCTGCGCGAGGCCGGGCTGCGGTTCCGCGACGAGGGCTACGGCTTCCTCTACCTCGAGGACGGCTGAGCCGCCTCGTAGCCGACATCCCAGAGGCAGAGGCCGTGGGCCGGCGCGAGCTGGCCGGCGCGTGCTCGGTCGAGGGAGCGCAGCGTGCCGAGGACGTCACCGGGTCGACGGCGCCCGGACCCGGCCTCGACGAGGGTGCCCACGATGGCGCGCACCATCTGCCAGCAGAAGGCACGCGCCCGGATCTCGTACGAGAGGATGCCTCCATCGGGCGGGTGCCACCGAGACTCGAGCACGCGCCGCACCGTCGTCCCGCGCTGCGCGCGTCGGCAGAAGGCGGCGAAGTCGTGCTCGCCCACGAACGGGTCGGCGGCGAGGCGCAGCAGGCCCACGTCGAGTGGCTCGGCGACCCACCAGGCGTACCGCGCGAGGAAGGGGTCCGGCTCGGGGCGGTTCACGATCGTGTAGCGGTAGGTCCGCCAACGGGCAGACCGGCGGGCGTCGAAGTCGTCGCCGACGTGCTCGGCGTGCCGCACGACCACCTCGGGGCCGTTCATGCGGTTCAGGGACTCCCGCAGCCCCTCGAGGTCGCAGTCGGGCGGTCCGTCGAGGCTCACGACCTGGCCCCAGGCGTGCACCCCCCGGTCGGTCCGGCCGGCGCACGCCAGGCCGAGCTGCTCGGGTGGGACGCTCAGCACCCGGGTCAGCGATTCGGTGAGCACCCCCCCGACGGTGCGGACCTCGGGCTGGGCCGCGAACCCGTGGAACGCGGTCCCGTCGTAGGCGATGACGAGCTTGATGCGGGCGGTCGAGGCCCGGGGGCGCGACGCCGGCGCACCGGCGTCGAACAGGGTCACACCAGCTCGATGCGCACCATCGGCGCGCTGTCTCCCGGGCGTGGGCCAAGCTTCAAGATCCGAAGGTACCCACCGGGGCGCTCCGCGTAGCGGGGCGCGATCTCGCCGAACAGCTTGTGGGCCACGGCCTTGTCGTGGAGCTTCGCCACGACCTGGCGCCGGTCGTGCACCGAGCCGCGACGCGCCTTCGTGATCAGGCGCTCGGCGTACGGCCTCAGCGCCTTCGCCTTCGCCTCCGTCGTCACGATGGCCTCGGCCTCGAAGAGGTGAGCGGCCAGGTTCGCGAGCAGGAGCCGCTGGTGGGCCGGGTCCTTGCCGAGACGGGGCCCCTTCGTCGGAGTCGGCACGCCCCTACTCCTTCACGCGCAGCGACAGGCCCCGCTCGTCGAGCTTCTGGAGCACTTCCTCGAGGGACTTCGACCCGAAGTTCGTGATCGCCAGCAGGTCGTCTTCGCTCTTCTGGACCAGCTGCCCGATGGTGTCGACCCGCGCTCGCTTCAGGCAGTTGCGGGGACGCTCGGAGAGGTCGAGCTCCTCGATCGGCAGCTCGAGGTCGGGCGACGCGGCGGTGGCCGGCGAGACCTCGCCGAGCTCGAGACCCTGGGGGGCCTCGGACAGGCTGGCGACGAGCCCGACGAGCCCCCGGAGGGTCTCCCCCGCAGACGCGAGGGCCTCCCGAGGCGAGATCGAGCCGTCAGTCTCGATCTCGATGGTCAGCCGGTCGTAGTTCGTCGCCTGCTCGACGCGCGTCGGCTCGATCGAGAACGCGACCCGTCGGACGGGCGAGAAGATCGCGTCGACGGGGATCACCCCGATGGTCGACGTGCGCTTGTTCCGCTCCGCCGACAGGTAGCCGCGACCCTGCTCGACGGTCAGGTCGATGGCGAGCCGGCCCTTCGCGTTGACACTGGCGAGGTGCAGGTCGGGATTCAGGATCTCGACGTCGGCGGTGGTCTGGATGTCGCGCGCCTGCACGTCACCGGGGCCGCGCTTGTCGAGCCGCAGCGTGACCGGCTCCGAGCTGAAGGACCGCAGCACAAGGTCCTTCACGTTGAGGATGAGGTCGGTGACGTCCTCCTTCACACCGGGGATGGTGTCGAACTCGTGCAGCGCCTCGTCGAAACGCACCTGGGTGACGGCGGCACCCGGGATCGACGACAGCAGGGTTCGGCGGAGGCTGTTGCCGAGCGTGTGCCCGAAGCCGGGCTCGAGCGGCGAGATCACGAACGACTGGGTGTTGCCCTCAGCCTCGCCGGCCTCAACTTCGGGTCGTTGGATGATCAGCATGGTCTTTCACTTCCGGGACGGATCGTGGCCCACGGGCGGGGCCGCCTCACTTACTTCGAGTAGAGCTCGACGATCAGCTGCTCGCGGACGGGCACGTCGATCTGCTCGCGCAGCGGGGCGCCGCGGACGGTCGCCTCCAGCCGCTCCGAGCTCACGTCGAGCCACGCCGGAACCGCGCGATCGAGAGTGTCGAGGTTGTGTCGGATGACGATGTTGTGCTGAGCCTTCGGACCGAGTGTGAGCACGTCGCCCTCGCGCACCTGGTAGGAGGGGATCGTCACTCGCTTCCCGTTCACGAGGACATGGCCGTGGCGGACGAACTGCCGGGCCTGGTTGCGGCTGGCGGCGAAGGTGGCACGGAAGATGACGTTGTCCAGGCGCTGCTCCAGCATCCGCAGCAGGTTCTCGCCGGTGATGCCGGGCTGGCGGTTCGCCTCCCGGTAGAGGTTCTGGAACTGGCGCTCGAACACGCCGTAGATCCGCCGTGCCTTCTGCTTCTCGCGCAGCTGGAGCAGGTACTCGCTCTCGCGGATCCGGCCGCGGCCGTGCTCACCAGGCGGGTACGGCTTGCGCTCGACCGGGCACTTCAGCGTGTCGCACTTGGCGCCCTTCAGGAAGAGCTTCATGCGCTCGCGGCGGCAGAGCTTGCAGACGGCCTCCGTGTAACGGGCCATCAGACCCTCCGACGCTTCGGCGGACGGCAGCCGTTGTGCGGAATGGGCGTCACGTCCTTGATCCCGACCACCTCGATGCCGGTGTTCTGGATCGTGCGGATGGCGGTCTCGCGGCCCGAGCCGGGACCCTTGACGAGGACGTCGACCTTGCGCACGCCGTGCTCCATCGCCCGTCGCGCCAC harbors:
- the rplM gene encoding 50S ribosomal protein L13, which gives rise to MRTFQPKPADIERAWHVVDADGAVLGRLATEVATLLRGKHKATWAPHADVGDHVIVVNAGRLDVGPRKAQAKRYWRHSGYPGAIRSENLERLLARAPVEVVRRAVRGMLPRGPLGRRLLRRLRVYPGPTHPHTAQQPKARTLSSSRTRA
- a CDS encoding alkaline phosphatase family protein; protein product: MTTAGSPSWLAPERRAVAERALEVLTDAALDPIVDMVLLAADDAYEARSHEGAIRFRRGEDGFAVLGVEGLDPFADRSVEKFCPLAEERAHPHPRRADNAYPDAFEQVAQLFDHPAAPDLCVIHSADHNWEDQGGHRGEHGSLGIVQARAPLVLAGRGVRRQGLVSRGARLVDVAPTILELLGVPPDDEGRHLRGQDGEVRDDALDVSMGRPRHVVAFLFDGTNANVLYDMAGRGEAPNVARLIDSGTAYGHGALSGLPTVTLANHTSVLTGRLPGRHGVLHNAWFDRRTGQQVITNSSATWPWSMRHAFRDVESVHSVLRRCRPDVFTASVDEPCDVGASWSTFDAFRRGESPAPAAKEGLPHTTERFVRPSKDYRWSTIVDHAGVEQATGILGGEFRGESFPVPTFLFCNFTLTDAAMHAGGPYSEIAAAAVRDTDGRMGEVIRAVDAAGILDDTAFVLVADHGMEENDPGVTGDWDVTLREAGLRFRDEGYGFLYLEDG
- the truA gene encoding tRNA pseudouridine(38-40) synthase TruA; amino-acid sequence: MTLFDAGAPASRPRASTARIKLVIAYDGTAFHGFAAQPEVRTVGGVLTESLTRVLSVPPEQLGLACAGRTDRGVHAWGQVVSLDGPPDCDLEGLRESLNRMNGPEVVVRHAEHVGDDFDARRSARWRTYRYTIVNRPEPDPFLARYAWWVAEPLDVGLLRLAADPFVGEHDFAAFCRRAQRGTTVRRVLESRWHPPDGGILSYEIRARAFCWQMVRAIVGTLVEAGSGRRRPGDVLGTLRSLDRARAGQLAPAHGLCLWDVGYEAAQPSSR
- a CDS encoding DNA-directed RNA polymerase subunit alpha, yielding MLIIQRPEVEAGEAEGNTQSFVISPLEPGFGHTLGNSLRRTLLSSIPGAAVTQVRFDEALHEFDTIPGVKEDVTDLILNVKDLVLRSFSSEPVTLRLDKRGPGDVQARDIQTTADVEILNPDLHLASVNAKGRLAIDLTVEQGRGYLSAERNKRTSTIGVIPVDAIFSPVRRVAFSIEPTRVEQATNYDRLTIEIETDGSISPREALASAGETLRGLVGLVASLSEAPQGLELGEVSPATAASPDLELPIEELDLSERPRNCLKRARVDTIGQLVQKSEDDLLAITNFGSKSLEEVLQKLDERGLSLRVKE
- the rpsD gene encoding 30S ribosomal protein S4; translated protein: MARYTEAVCKLCRRERMKLFLKGAKCDTLKCPVERKPYPPGEHGRGRIRESEYLLQLREKQKARRIYGVFERQFQNLYREANRQPGITGENLLRMLEQRLDNVIFRATFAASRNQARQFVRHGHVLVNGKRVTIPSYQVREGDVLTLGPKAQHNIVIRHNLDTLDRAVPAWLDVSSERLEATVRGAPLREQIDVPVREQLIVELYSK